From Corvus hawaiiensis isolate bCorHaw1 chromosome 13, bCorHaw1.pri.cur, whole genome shotgun sequence, one genomic window encodes:
- the TLNRD1 gene encoding talin rod domain-containing protein 1: MASGGSGKSSSEVSGGGIPSSSSLQRKKLISICDHCKIKMQLVADLLLLSSETRPVNTESLSVFGESFEKCRDTIIARTKGLSILTHDVQSQLNMGRFGEVGESLMEMGELVVSLTECSAHAAYLAAVETPGAQPAMPGLVDRYKVTRCRHEVEHGCGVLKTTPLADMSPQLLLEVSQNMSKNLKFLTDACVLASEKSKDKFAKEQFKLSVKCMSTSASALLACVKEVKTSPSELTRNRCVLFSGPLVQSVYALVGFATEPQFLGKAATINPEGKAVQTAILGGAMSVVSACVLLTQCLRDIAQHPESSTKMSDYRERLRNSACAVSDGCNLLSQALRERSSPRTLPPVNSNSVN, encoded by the coding sequence ATGGCTAGCGGTGGCTCCGGCAAGTCCAGCAGCGAGGTCTCCGGCGGCGgcatccccagcagcagctccctgcagaggaAGAAGCTCATCTCTATCTGCGACCACTGCAAGATCAAGATGCAACTGGTGGCCGATCTGCTTCTGCTGTCGAGCGAGACCAGGCCGGTGAACACCGAGAGCCTGTCTGTCTTCGGTGAGTCCTTTGAGAAGTGCAGGGACACGATCATTGCCAGGACCAAAGGACTCTCCATCTTGACCCATGACGTCCAGAGCCAGCTCAACATGGGACGCTTTGGAGAGGTGGGGGAAAGCCTGATGGAGATGGGGGAGCTGGTGGTCTCCCTGACCGAGTGCTCTGCCCACGCTGCCTACTTGGCTGCAGTGGAGACTCCGGGGGCCCAGCCTGCTATGCCTGGCTTGGTGGATCGCTACAAGGTGACCCGATGTAGGCATGAGGTGGAGCACGGCTGCGGGGTCTTGAAGACCACCCCTTTGGCAGATATGagccctcagctcctgctggaggTTTCTCAGAACATGTCCAAGAACTTGAAATTCCTGACAGACGCCTGCGTGCTGGCCAGTGAGAAATCCAAGGATAAGTTTGCTAAGGAGCAGTTCAAACTCAGTGTCAAATGTATGAGCACCAGCGCCTCTGCCCTCTTGGCCTGTGTCAAGGAGGTGAAGACCTCACCCAGCGAGCTGACCAGGAATCGGTGCGTCTTGTTCAGTGGACCTTTGGTGCAGTCTGTCTATGCTCTGGTGGGCTTTGCCACTGAGCCCCAGTTTTTGGGTAAAGCTGCCACCATTAATCCAGAGGGCAAAGCTGTGCAAACTGCCATCCTAGGAGGAGCCATGAGTGTGGTATCTGCTTGTGTGCTCCTGACCCAATGCCTCAGGGATATAGCCCAACACCCCGAAAGTAGCACCAAAATGAGCGATTACAGGGAAAGGTTGAGGAACTCAGCTTGCGCCGTCTCGGATGGTTGCAACCTGCTATCTCAGGCACTAAGAGAAAGATCTTCACCCAGGACTTTACCGCCAGTGAACTCTAATTCTGTGAATTAA